In one Aromatoleum aromaticum EbN1 genomic region, the following are encoded:
- the lnt gene encoding apolipoprotein N-acyltransferase, translated as MVRIVMLAALAGGASVFAFAPFGIFPLAFASLAVLAGSLQRVPRARGGFVVGFAWGFGAFLAGVSWLYVALHRYGGMPMPLAGFAIALFCAYLALFPALVGGLFVRWRRGGPFRQAALFAGLWVGAEVLRGWLFTGFPWLAIGYSQTPPSPLAGFAPLIGVYGVGGLLAFAAALAAVAPWRRLRGAAAAGLAIVGLGVAGFGLAQVAWTRPVGEPVEVALIQTNIEQGLKWRPERLADWLQTNVRLAREHAADLVVLPETTLPLLADRLPEGYLDELARDVRAAGGNLVLGVFLRDAQGGIYNAALSIGASPSQTYAKRHLVPFGEYSPPLFGWFYDLVDIPMSDQTRGAPDQAPMRLGEQRVAVNVCYEDLFGRELIRSLPEATLMLNISNLAWYGDSFAQPQHLQIARMRALETGRPMLRSTNTGMTAVVRPDGSVSDVLPPFTQGALRVPVQGYAGLTPYARWGDRAAMLLALVAAGVGVAGAPRQPAGSLKTVSG; from the coding sequence ATGGTCCGGATCGTGATGCTCGCCGCGCTGGCAGGCGGCGCGTCGGTGTTCGCGTTTGCGCCGTTCGGGATTTTCCCGCTGGCTTTCGCGAGCCTGGCGGTGCTCGCGGGATCCCTGCAGCGGGTGCCGCGTGCTCGCGGCGGTTTCGTGGTCGGATTCGCGTGGGGGTTCGGCGCCTTTCTCGCCGGCGTGTCGTGGCTCTATGTCGCGCTCCATCGTTACGGCGGCATGCCGATGCCGCTGGCCGGGTTTGCGATCGCGCTGTTCTGCGCCTATCTGGCGCTCTTTCCCGCGCTGGTCGGGGGACTGTTCGTGCGCTGGCGGCGCGGCGGCCCTTTCCGGCAGGCCGCGCTGTTCGCGGGCCTGTGGGTTGGCGCCGAAGTGCTGCGCGGCTGGCTGTTCACCGGCTTCCCGTGGCTGGCGATCGGCTATTCGCAGACGCCGCCGAGCCCGCTCGCCGGGTTCGCTCCGTTGATCGGCGTGTATGGCGTGGGCGGACTGCTCGCTTTTGCCGCCGCGCTCGCCGCCGTGGCGCCTTGGCGGCGCCTGCGTGGGGCGGCTGCGGCGGGGCTCGCGATCGTCGGCCTCGGCGTCGCGGGCTTCGGCCTCGCCCAGGTCGCGTGGACCCGACCCGTCGGCGAGCCCGTCGAAGTCGCGCTGATCCAGACGAACATCGAGCAGGGGTTGAAGTGGCGCCCGGAACGTCTTGCCGACTGGCTGCAGACCAACGTCCGGCTCGCCCGCGAGCATGCGGCCGATCTCGTCGTGCTGCCCGAAACGACGCTGCCGCTGCTGGCCGACCGCCTGCCGGAAGGCTATTTGGACGAGCTCGCCCGCGACGTCCGGGCGGCCGGCGGCAATCTCGTGCTCGGCGTCTTTCTGCGCGATGCGCAGGGTGGCATCTACAACGCTGCGCTGAGCATCGGCGCATCCCCGAGCCAGACTTACGCGAAGCGCCACCTCGTGCCGTTCGGCGAATATTCGCCGCCACTGTTCGGCTGGTTCTACGACCTTGTCGACATCCCCATGTCCGACCAGACGCGCGGTGCGCCGGACCAGGCGCCGATGAGGCTCGGGGAGCAGCGTGTCGCCGTCAACGTGTGCTACGAGGACCTGTTCGGCCGCGAGCTGATCCGCAGCCTGCCGGAGGCGACGCTGATGCTGAACATCTCGAACCTCGCGTGGTATGGCGATTCGTTCGCGCAGCCGCAGCACCTGCAGATCGCCCGCATGCGGGCACTCGAAACCGGTCGGCCGATGCTGCGCTCGACGAACACCGGCATGACCGCGGTGGTCCGGCCCGATGGCAGCGTTTCGGACGTGCTGCCCCCGTTCACGCAAGGGGCCCTGCGCGTCCCGGTGCAGGGCTACGCAGGGCTGACGCCGTATGCGCGGTGGGGCGACCGCGCCGCGATGCTGCTGGCGCTGGTTGCGGCAGGTGTGGGCGTTGCGGGGGCGCCGCGGCAACCGGCCGGCAGTCTGAAAACGGTGTCCGGTTAG